A window from Pseudomonas kribbensis encodes these proteins:
- a CDS encoding MarR family winged helix-turn-helix transcriptional regulator → MTTDRNTTDHCEELLLDNQACFALHSTSLMMTKVYKPLLQALGLTYPQYLAMMVLWEKDGLTVGEISTRLLTDPGSLTPLLKRLEGEGLLSRTRSREDERVVIVELTAQGRALKDKARTVPPCILGASGFTLERLQNLQAELQALRGHLQDSLI, encoded by the coding sequence ATGACCACCGACCGCAACACCACCGACCACTGCGAAGAGCTGCTGCTCGACAATCAGGCCTGCTTCGCCTTGCATTCCACCTCACTGATGATGACCAAGGTCTACAAGCCTTTGCTGCAAGCGCTTGGCCTGACCTATCCGCAGTATCTGGCGATGATGGTGCTATGGGAGAAGGATGGCCTGACCGTCGGAGAAATCAGCACGCGCCTGCTGACCGATCCGGGTTCGCTGACCCCGCTGCTCAAACGTCTGGAAGGTGAAGGACTCTTGAGCCGGACCCGCAGCCGCGAGGATGAACGGGTGGTGATCGTTGAACTGACGGCACAGGGACGCGCGCTGAAAGACAAGGCCCGAACCGTTCCGCCATGCATCCTGGGCGCCAGTGGCTTCACGCTGGAACGCCTGCAAAACCTGCAAGCCGAGTTGCAGGCCTTGCGTGGTCATCTGCAGGACAGCCTGATTTAA
- a CDS encoding organic hydroperoxide resistance protein, with protein MQTLYTAIATSTGGRDGRAISSDNILDVKLATPKELGGAGGAATNPEQLFAAGYSACFIGALKFVASQTKRKIPDDASITAHVGIGQIPGGFGLDIDLHIALPGLEQADAQSLVDAAHQVCPYSNATRGNVDVRLHVTV; from the coding sequence ATGCAAACTCTCTACACCGCAATCGCAACCTCCACCGGCGGCCGTGACGGTCGTGCGATCTCCAGCGACAACATCCTCGATGTCAAACTGGCCACTCCGAAAGAACTCGGCGGTGCCGGCGGCGCGGCCACCAACCCTGAGCAACTGTTCGCTGCCGGCTACTCGGCCTGCTTCATCGGCGCGCTGAAATTCGTCGCCAGCCAGACCAAACGCAAAATCCCGGACGACGCGTCGATCACCGCTCACGTCGGCATCGGTCAGATTCCTGGTGGTTTCGGTCTGGACATCGACCTGCACATCGCCCTGCCGGGCCTGGAACAGGCTGACGCGCAAAGCCTGGTCGACGCGGCCCACCAGGTCTGTCCGTACTCCAACGCCACCCGTGGCAATGTCGATGTACGCCTGCATGTGACCGTGTAA
- a CDS encoding elongation factor P — MKTGKELKPGTVIRIDNDPWLVQKAEFTKSGRNSAIMKTKLKNLLTGYKTETVYGADDKLDDVILDRKEATLSFISGDTYTFMDTTDYTMYELNAEDIESVLPFVEEGMTDVCEAVFFEERLVSVELPTTIVRQVDYTEGSARGDTSGKVMKPAKLKNGTELSVADFIEIGDMIEIDTREGGSYKGRAK; from the coding sequence ATGAAAACTGGTAAAGAACTCAAACCCGGTACCGTGATCCGTATCGACAACGATCCTTGGCTGGTTCAGAAAGCTGAATTCACCAAATCGGGCCGTAACAGCGCGATCATGAAGACCAAGCTGAAGAACCTGCTGACCGGTTACAAGACCGAAACCGTTTACGGTGCGGACGACAAGCTGGACGACGTGATCCTCGACCGCAAAGAAGCGACCCTGTCCTTCATCAGCGGCGACACCTACACGTTCATGGACACCACCGACTACACCATGTACGAACTGAACGCCGAAGACATCGAAAGCGTTCTGCCTTTCGTTGAAGAAGGCATGACCGATGTTTGCGAAGCCGTGTTCTTCGAAGAGCGTCTGGTTTCCGTAGAGCTGCCGACCACCATCGTGCGTCAGGTTGACTACACCGAAGGTTCCGCTCGCGGTGACACTTCCGGCAAGGTGATGAAGCCTGCCAAACTGAAGAACGGTACCGAGCTGTCGGTTGCTGACTTCATCGAAATCGGCGACATGATCGAGATCGATACCCGCGAAGGCGGTTCCTACAAAGGCCGTGCGAAATAA
- the earP gene encoding elongation factor P maturation arginine rhamnosyltransferase EarP yields the protein MAQPKTRWDIFCTVVDNYGDIGVTWRLARQLAAEHALVVRLWVDDLRAFERICPELDIHLDAQWQQGVEVRHWPTEWPETDAADVVIAAFACQLPSAYMDAMAEREKPPLWMNLDYLSAEDWVVGCHGLPSVKYKSVQKIFFFPGFQAGTGGLLRESGLLDRRRRFQQDPESQRQFLQALGVVPAPGAQLISLFAYENAGLASWLDVLAADSTPTHLLVPEGRILGDVARWLGVESLAVGDFNVRQALTVQVLPFVRQDQYDQLLWCCDFNAVRGEDSFVRAQWAGRPMLWHIYQQDEDIHLDKLDAFLALYGKGLSTEAAEAMNGLWRAWSAGQPIGQHWLEARKYWPELQENAEAWCLEQALQADLATALVQFYRNWI from the coding sequence ATGGCGCAACCGAAAACCCGCTGGGACATCTTTTGCACCGTGGTCGACAACTATGGCGATATCGGCGTGACATGGCGTCTGGCCCGGCAATTGGCGGCCGAGCATGCGCTGGTGGTGCGGCTGTGGGTCGATGATCTGCGTGCGTTCGAGCGTATTTGCCCGGAACTCGATATCCATCTTGATGCGCAATGGCAGCAGGGCGTTGAAGTCCGGCACTGGCCGACAGAATGGCCGGAAACGGACGCAGCCGACGTGGTCATCGCCGCGTTCGCCTGCCAGTTGCCGAGCGCCTACATGGACGCCATGGCCGAGCGGGAAAAGCCGCCATTGTGGATGAACCTCGACTATCTCAGCGCCGAGGACTGGGTGGTTGGCTGCCACGGTCTGCCTTCGGTGAAGTACAAGTCCGTGCAGAAGATCTTTTTCTTCCCGGGCTTCCAGGCCGGCACTGGCGGACTGTTGCGTGAAAGCGGATTGCTGGACCGGCGTCGGCGGTTTCAGCAGGATCCCGAGTCGCAGCGACAATTCCTGCAAGCCCTGGGGGTCGTTCCTGCGCCCGGTGCGCAACTGATTTCGCTGTTTGCCTACGAGAATGCCGGGCTCGCCAGCTGGCTGGATGTGCTCGCCGCTGATTCGACACCGACTCATCTGCTGGTGCCGGAAGGGCGGATTCTCGGTGATGTCGCGCGCTGGCTCGGAGTCGAGTCACTGGCGGTGGGTGACTTCAATGTGCGTCAGGCGCTCACCGTGCAGGTGCTGCCGTTCGTCCGGCAGGATCAATACGATCAATTGCTTTGGTGCTGCGATTTCAACGCGGTGCGCGGCGAGGACTCGTTCGTCCGTGCGCAATGGGCCGGTCGGCCGATGCTGTGGCACATCTATCAGCAGGACGAAGATATCCATCTGGACAAGCTCGATGCGTTCCTCGCGCTCTATGGAAAAGGCCTTTCGACTGAAGCAGCCGAGGCGATGAACGGTCTTTGGCGGGCCTGGAGTGCCGGGCAGCCTATCGGCCAGCACTGGCTTGAGGCCCGTAAATACTGGCCCGAACTGCAGGAAAATGCCGAAGCATGGTGTCTGGAACAGGCCTTGCAGGCCGATCTTGCGACGGCGCTGGTACAGTTTTACCGAAATTGGATATGA